The following are encoded together in the Proteiniphilum saccharofermentans genome:
- a CDS encoding indolepyruvate oxidoreductase subunit beta yields MHKNIIIAGVGGQGILTIASIIDLAAMNLGLNVKQAEVHGMSQRGGAVESHLRISSEEIFSDLIPLGKADLILSIEPMEALRYLSFLSPTGVIVTATEPYKNIPDYPDEEKLMETIRESTVYLPVEAGSLAKKAGSPKTFNVVMLGAASPYLGIKAKELEKAIGLFFERKGEEIIDMNIKAFRLGKEYASE; encoded by the coding sequence ATGCACAAGAATATCATTATTGCAGGTGTCGGAGGCCAGGGGATACTTACCATTGCGTCGATCATCGACCTGGCGGCCATGAACCTGGGACTGAACGTAAAACAAGCTGAGGTACACGGTATGAGCCAGCGCGGTGGCGCGGTGGAATCACACCTGCGTATCTCGTCGGAAGAGATCTTTTCGGATCTGATCCCGCTCGGCAAAGCAGACCTGATCCTGTCGATCGAACCCATGGAGGCACTCCGTTACCTCTCTTTCCTGTCGCCCACGGGCGTTATCGTCACCGCCACCGAACCTTATAAGAATATTCCCGACTATCCGGATGAGGAGAAACTGATGGAGACCATCAGGGAATCGACCGTATATCTTCCTGTAGAAGCCGGATCACTGGCAAAAAAGGCGGGAAGTCCGAAAACTTTTAATGTGGTTATGCTGGGAGCTGCTTCCCCTTATCTGGGGATAAAGGCAAAGGAACTGGAAAAAGCGATCGGGCTGTTTTTTGAGAGAAAAGGAGAAGAAATAATCGATATGAATATAAAAGCGTTCAGACTTGGTAAAGAATATGCGTCGGAATAA
- a CDS encoding phenylacetate--CoA ligase family protein, with protein sequence MIWNPERECAEKEQMHALQSRQLSAMIQRMYDHVPFYRNQLKERGIEPGDIQSVDQLKSLPFTTKADLRENYPFGLFTVHQNDVVRIHASSGTTGKPTVVGYTQQDIDIWAEVVARSLTMADIHCGDTIQIAYGYGPFTGGLGLHYGAEKVGATVIPISSGNTRKQLQFMTDFNATILACTPSYAAHLGESILKEGISPKDIKLRAGVFGAEPWSNEMRREIEKLLHIKAYDIYGLSEVIGPGVSMECECQCGNHVFEDHFIPEIIHPETLEVLPDGEMGELVFTTVSKEAMPLLRYRTRDLTRLHREKCDCGRTLVRMEKCLGRTDDMLIIRGVNVFPSQVESVLMEMSETSPHYQLIVRRENNLDTLEVLVEIDEKNWSDSIRELEQIRRRIDHNIKSLLGISTIIRLVEPNSIERSEGKAKRIIDHRQ encoded by the coding sequence ATGATTTGGAACCCCGAAAGAGAGTGTGCGGAAAAAGAACAGATGCACGCGCTGCAGAGCAGGCAACTCTCCGCCATGATACAACGGATGTATGACCACGTGCCGTTTTACAGAAACCAACTGAAAGAGAGAGGAATTGAACCGGGTGATATACAAAGCGTGGATCAGTTGAAATCGCTTCCGTTCACCACCAAGGCCGATCTGAGGGAGAATTATCCGTTCGGACTCTTTACCGTACACCAGAATGACGTAGTACGGATACATGCGTCAAGCGGAACAACGGGAAAACCGACGGTGGTAGGTTACACCCAACAGGATATCGATATCTGGGCGGAAGTGGTGGCGCGTAGCCTGACTATGGCAGACATCCACTGCGGGGATACCATTCAGATAGCCTACGGCTATGGTCCCTTCACAGGAGGCCTGGGACTGCACTACGGCGCCGAGAAAGTGGGAGCGACGGTCATTCCTATATCGAGCGGCAATACCAGGAAACAGTTGCAGTTCATGACCGATTTCAATGCCACCATTCTGGCATGTACACCGTCGTACGCAGCGCATTTGGGTGAAAGCATCCTGAAAGAGGGGATCTCACCGAAGGATATCAAACTGCGGGCAGGTGTCTTCGGTGCAGAGCCGTGGTCGAACGAGATGCGCAGGGAGATAGAAAAGTTACTGCACATTAAAGCATACGACATTTACGGTCTGAGCGAAGTGATCGGACCGGGTGTCTCTATGGAGTGCGAGTGCCAGTGTGGGAACCATGTCTTCGAAGATCATTTCATCCCGGAGATCATCCATCCCGAAACACTGGAGGTGCTGCCGGACGGGGAAATGGGTGAACTGGTATTCACCACGGTGAGTAAAGAGGCAATGCCGCTGTTGCGCTATCGGACACGCGACCTTACACGGTTGCACCGGGAGAAATGCGACTGCGGACGAACGCTGGTACGCATGGAAAAATGCCTGGGACGTACCGACGACATGCTGATCATCCGCGGTGTGAACGTCTTTCCCTCGCAAGTGGAATCAGTGCTGATGGAGATGTCCGAAACCTCACCACACTATCAACTGATCGTCCGCAGGGAAAATAATCTCGATACGCTGGAAGTTCTCGTGGAGATCGATGAAAAAAACTGGTCGGACAGCATCCGGGAACTGGAGCAAATCCGACGGCGCATCGACCATAACATCAAAAGCCTGCTGGGGATCAGTACGATCATCAGATTAGTGGAACCCAATAGTATAGAACGTTCCGAAGGAAAAGCAAAACGGATCATCGATCACAGGCAATAA
- a CDS encoding OmpA family protein: MKKYTPFNFSLLFFIIAFTFMITISPSCSIKKNYRKLDIERLFMQTTKPEITFADQGGIEGLDGSRSVSEEVSFSEYSGDLSQNEVLVNEMDKLDTTKTYRLSGVVVKAKSNFATERDGRVHVDFDIIAPVDILDPYWRLTLAPFLIDGDSITPLDTILVTGEGFRDKQLGDYEAYQDFLSTIVDPSAYDSLFVDWKGMNKDIYKMQRRNYNDYRRNYDLMMDYANWKKMNEMEFLRMEAIARRHKKHMQSRYWRKSDKKAFRQLDKNKGIDTLGIYGQYMDKYKKDYTSYLKRQFSFDWVDSIHPDINIHAHKDSIMRRSHIPRKYRDIHQKGLTLRDLKAKPFTKEDSARIAKRHYLIDEIVLNDMNIERKGEIFKEVVEFPIPGEEMTGLRLDTVITAEYDFRYPYKQPWKIEKSTKKLEVVLAAMVEGIDKSTFVFPLSDTLTYFIASLAQLADESLVTERKMLHKNMVDNQSLYPDYRTKKSHRFRDIRNPEIFDKIVEAYQVYNNEADLVVDSISIRAYTDLEGLWHENYELSLERAKEAADYLKQKGVRNPVPKAAGEDWPTLARQVQSHRSLLYRQAILDSLTSAIYPDMTEENIKRDYPDDYKIIRDEIYPKLVRFDVTLHINRPGIEENTLQETHREDYAEGIKLLRDKEYMLALEKLAKYADYNTALTLVCLGYNDKAQEVLEALPETGRNEYLLAIIKARKDNKNEAAKHLQKACQLSPELYSRTRLDSEVRELADELNLWDTLEN; encoded by the coding sequence ATGAAGAAATATACTCCGTTTAATTTTAGTCTGTTATTTTTTATAATCGCGTTTACTTTTATGATCACGATCTCCCCATCGTGTTCGATAAAAAAGAATTACCGGAAGTTAGATATAGAACGGCTGTTCATGCAAACGACGAAACCCGAAATCACCTTTGCCGACCAGGGAGGCATAGAAGGACTGGATGGTTCCCGGTCGGTATCGGAAGAGGTCTCATTCTCGGAATACTCCGGTGACCTTTCCCAAAACGAGGTACTCGTCAATGAGATGGATAAACTGGATACGACCAAGACATACAGATTATCCGGTGTAGTGGTAAAAGCAAAATCGAATTTTGCCACGGAAAGGGACGGCAGGGTGCATGTGGATTTTGACATTATCGCCCCCGTAGACATACTCGACCCATACTGGCGGCTGACACTGGCCCCTTTCCTGATAGACGGGGACAGCATCACGCCGCTGGACACCATATTAGTAACAGGCGAAGGGTTCAGGGACAAGCAGTTGGGCGATTACGAGGCATACCAGGATTTTCTGAGCACTATCGTGGATCCGTCGGCTTATGACTCTTTGTTCGTTGACTGGAAAGGGATGAACAAGGATATCTACAAAATGCAAAGGCGCAACTACAATGATTACAGGCGCAATTATGACCTGATGATGGACTATGCCAACTGGAAGAAAATGAACGAAATGGAATTTCTCCGGATGGAGGCCATTGCAAGACGGCATAAAAAGCACATGCAGTCACGCTATTGGCGCAAGTCGGATAAGAAAGCCTTCAGGCAGTTGGATAAAAATAAAGGGATCGATACGCTGGGTATCTATGGGCAATATATGGACAAATACAAGAAAGACTACACAAGCTACCTTAAAAGGCAATTCTCTTTCGACTGGGTCGATTCGATCCACCCCGACATCAATATCCATGCCCACAAGGACAGCATAATGCGACGGAGCCATATCCCGCGAAAATACAGGGATATCCACCAAAAGGGATTAACCCTGCGGGACCTGAAGGCGAAACCGTTCACGAAAGAAGATTCGGCAAGAATAGCAAAGAGGCATTATCTGATCGATGAGATAGTGCTCAATGATATGAATATAGAGCGAAAAGGTGAAATATTTAAAGAAGTGGTCGAATTCCCTATCCCCGGGGAGGAAATGACCGGATTGAGACTGGATACAGTCATTACTGCTGAGTACGATTTCAGGTATCCCTATAAACAACCGTGGAAAATTGAGAAGAGCACCAAAAAATTGGAGGTCGTTTTAGCTGCGATGGTGGAAGGCATAGACAAGTCCACTTTCGTCTTTCCGCTGTCGGATACCCTGACATACTTCATCGCTTCGTTGGCTCAACTGGCTGATGAATCGCTGGTAACCGAACGAAAGATGCTTCATAAGAACATGGTGGATAATCAAAGCCTTTATCCGGATTACCGGACGAAAAAATCCCATAGATTCAGGGATATCAGAAATCCGGAGATATTTGACAAGATAGTGGAAGCATATCAGGTTTATAATAATGAAGCGGACCTGGTTGTCGACAGCATATCCATTCGCGCTTATACCGATCTCGAGGGGTTATGGCATGAAAACTACGAACTTTCACTTGAAAGAGCGAAAGAGGCGGCCGATTATTTAAAACAAAAAGGAGTGAGAAATCCGGTACCCAAAGCGGCGGGAGAAGATTGGCCTACATTGGCAAGACAAGTACAATCACATAGAAGTTTGTTGTACCGGCAAGCGATATTGGATTCCCTTACCAGTGCCATATACCCCGATATGACCGAAGAAAATATTAAAAGGGATTACCCGGATGATTATAAGATCATCAGAGATGAGATATATCCTAAGCTTGTACGTTTTGATGTAACACTCCATATTAATCGTCCAGGTATAGAAGAAAACACTTTGCAGGAAACTCATCGTGAAGATTATGCCGAAGGAATAAAACTGTTAAGAGACAAGGAGTATATGCTTGCTTTAGAGAAATTGGCTAAATATGCCGACTACAATACCGCGTTAACGTTAGTTTGCCTGGGATATAACGATAAAGCGCAGGAAGTACTGGAAGCATTGCCTGAAACCGGCAGAAACGAGTACTTACTTGCCATTATCAAAGCAAGAAAAGATAATAAGAATGAAGCCGCAAAGCATCTTCAAAAAGCATGTCAGCTGAGTCCGGAATTATATTCCCGCACCAGATTGGATTCTGAAGTAAGGGAATTGGCCGATGAACTCAATTTATGGGATACGCTGGAAAATTAG
- the pnp gene encoding polyribonucleotide nucleotidyltransferase, with protein MTNPIVKQIELSDGRTITLETGKLAKQADGSVTLRMGDTMLLATVCAAKDATPGTDFMPLQVEYREKFASSGRFPGGFMKREGKPSDSEVLTSRLIDRALRPLFPDDYHADVFVNVILYSSNGEDMPDALAGLAASAALAVSDIPFNGPISEVRVARIDGQFVINPTFKQLQQADIDIMVGATIDNIMMVEGEMNEVSEAEMLDAIKFAHEEIKKHCRAQMELTEMAGKTVKRTYCHEENDEELRKQVWDKCYQKAYAVASSQNPNKHERIEAFESILEEFLESIPEEERDEKKPLVARYYHAVEKEAMRRCILDEGKRLDGRNSTEIRPIWSEVDFVPGPHGSALFTRGETQSLTTVTLGTKLDEKIVDDVLVHGTDRFLLHYNFPPFSTGEARPQRATGRREIGHGNLAHRALKRMIPQGYPYVVRVVSDILESNGSSSMATVCAGTLALMDAGVNLKKPVSGIAMGLISENKGQNFAVLSDILGDEDHLGDMDFKVCGTKDGITATQMDIKVDGLSYEILEKALAQAKAGREHIMGKMMETLSEPRADLKPHAPRIEVIEIPKDFIGAVIGPGGKIIQGMQEETGTVITIEEIDNKGRVEISANNKASIDAAMAKIKGIVAIPEIGEVYEATVRSVMPYGLFCEFLPGKDGLLHISEIEWRRLERTEDAGIKEGDKIQVKLMDIDPRTGKFKLSRKVLLPRPERPERPERSGSQGIEY; from the coding sequence ATGACGAATCCAATTGTAAAGCAGATCGAGCTGTCAGACGGACGCACGATTACGCTGGAGACGGGGAAACTGGCAAAACAGGCCGATGGTTCCGTCACCCTTCGTATGGGTGACACCATGCTGCTGGCCACCGTTTGTGCCGCCAAAGATGCAACCCCCGGAACCGATTTTATGCCGTTACAGGTTGAATACAGAGAAAAATTTGCCTCATCCGGACGTTTTCCGGGTGGTTTTATGAAACGAGAAGGAAAACCTTCCGATTCTGAGGTGCTGACCAGCCGGTTGATCGACCGCGCACTGCGTCCCCTCTTTCCCGATGATTACCATGCCGATGTTTTTGTAAACGTCATCCTCTACTCCTCCAACGGTGAAGATATGCCCGACGCATTGGCCGGACTGGCCGCTTCTGCCGCACTGGCCGTTTCGGACATACCTTTCAACGGACCAATATCTGAAGTACGTGTGGCACGTATTGACGGACAGTTCGTTATCAATCCTACATTCAAGCAATTGCAACAGGCCGATATCGATATCATGGTGGGTGCTACCATCGACAATATCATGATGGTGGAAGGTGAGATGAATGAAGTGTCTGAAGCTGAAATGCTCGATGCCATCAAATTTGCTCACGAAGAGATCAAAAAGCATTGCCGCGCACAGATGGAACTAACCGAAATGGCAGGAAAAACGGTAAAACGCACCTACTGCCACGAAGAGAACGACGAAGAACTCCGCAAACAAGTATGGGACAAATGCTACCAAAAAGCTTATGCAGTAGCATCTTCTCAGAATCCTAACAAACATGAGCGGATAGAAGCTTTCGAATCAATCCTGGAAGAATTCCTGGAATCGATCCCCGAAGAAGAAAGAGACGAGAAAAAACCATTGGTAGCCCGCTACTATCACGCTGTAGAGAAAGAGGCAATGCGCCGCTGCATCCTCGATGAAGGAAAACGTCTCGACGGTCGTAACTCTACCGAAATTCGTCCGATCTGGAGCGAAGTGGACTTTGTTCCCGGACCTCATGGTTCAGCGCTCTTCACCCGCGGTGAAACACAGTCGTTGACAACCGTCACACTGGGCACCAAACTAGATGAAAAGATTGTAGACGATGTATTGGTACATGGTACCGACCGCTTCCTGTTGCACTATAATTTCCCACCTTTTTCTACCGGAGAAGCCCGTCCACAACGTGCTACCGGCCGTCGCGAGATAGGACACGGCAACCTGGCGCACCGCGCCCTCAAACGGATGATCCCACAAGGCTATCCTTATGTGGTGCGTGTGGTGTCGGATATCCTGGAGTCGAACGGTTCATCATCTATGGCTACCGTTTGTGCAGGTACATTGGCACTGATGGATGCCGGAGTGAACCTCAAAAAACCGGTGAGCGGCATCGCCATGGGATTGATCTCGGAAAACAAAGGACAGAATTTTGCCGTCCTTTCCGATATCTTAGGCGACGAAGATCACTTAGGAGATATGGACTTTAAAGTGTGCGGCACCAAAGACGGTATCACCGCCACACAAATGGACATCAAAGTGGACGGACTCTCCTATGAGATCCTCGAAAAAGCTCTGGCACAGGCCAAAGCCGGTCGTGAACACATCATGGGAAAAATGATGGAGACCCTCTCGGAACCCCGTGCCGACCTGAAACCACATGCTCCGCGGATCGAAGTGATCGAGATACCGAAAGACTTTATCGGCGCTGTCATCGGCCCGGGTGGAAAAATCATCCAGGGAATGCAGGAAGAAACGGGTACCGTCATCACTATCGAAGAGATCGACAACAAAGGACGCGTGGAAATATCTGCCAACAACAAGGCTTCCATCGATGCCGCCATGGCGAAGATCAAAGGTATTGTAGCTATCCCCGAAATCGGAGAGGTATATGAAGCCACTGTTCGTTCCGTAATGCCTTATGGTCTTTTCTGCGAGTTCCTTCCGGGAAAAGACGGACTCCTGCATATCTCCGAAATCGAATGGAGACGGTTGGAGAGAACGGAAGACGCAGGTATCAAGGAAGGTGATAAGATACAGGTGAAACTGATGGATATCGACCCGAGAACCGGTAAATTCAAACTGTCACGTAAAGTATTGCTTCCACGCCCCGAAAGGCCTGAACGCCCCGAAAGAAGCGGCAGCCAGGGTATAGAGTATTAA
- a CDS encoding thiamine pyrophosphate-dependent enzyme: protein MYKQLLLGAEAIAQAALDAGISGVYAYPGTPSTEITEFIQQSVQTNGIQVRSAWATNEKTAFEAALGMSYAGKRSLTCMKHVGLNVAADAFMNAAVTGIHGGLVVAVADDPSMHSSQNEQDSRVYGKFAMIPILEPANQQEAYDMVRYGFDLSEKTELPVMLRIPTRLSHSRAAIMRGEARKQNGLHPSGDKGKWILLPANARKNYQRLLEKQQELAVSSELSDFNRITEGEGSIAVIAFGIAYNYAMEVIKSYNLHIPVLKISQYPLPEKKIKKFSERYSSVLIAEEGYPIYEELLKGYFGNGKFRGRLDGALPRTGELSPNLLAQALKVDTGEIRTVPGIVTGRPPMLCKGCSHRDLFDAINRVMENYPEHHVFGDIGCYTLGALPPYSAISTCVDMGAAITMAKGAADAGIRPALCVIGDSTFTHSGMTGLLDAVNDRSPMTVIISDNGATAMTGGQDSAGTGRFYDICRGIGVEEEHIRLVVPLKKNLENNVTILKEELDYEGVSVIIAQRECVQTAKKGGKVGK from the coding sequence ATGTACAAACAACTATTACTGGGAGCCGAAGCCATTGCGCAGGCAGCGCTGGATGCCGGAATATCCGGGGTATATGCTTATCCGGGCACTCCTTCTACGGAAATTACGGAGTTTATACAACAGTCGGTACAGACCAACGGGATACAGGTACGGTCGGCATGGGCGACGAACGAGAAAACAGCTTTCGAAGCCGCACTGGGAATGTCATACGCAGGAAAACGAAGTCTGACCTGCATGAAGCATGTAGGGTTGAATGTGGCTGCCGACGCATTCATGAATGCGGCCGTTACCGGTATACACGGGGGACTGGTAGTAGCAGTAGCGGATGACCCTTCGATGCACTCGTCGCAAAACGAACAGGATAGCCGTGTATACGGTAAATTCGCCATGATCCCTATACTGGAACCTGCCAACCAGCAGGAAGCCTATGATATGGTACGCTACGGATTCGACCTGTCGGAAAAAACGGAATTACCCGTGATGCTGCGTATCCCTACGCGACTCTCCCACTCACGTGCAGCAATCATGCGCGGAGAAGCGCGGAAACAAAACGGGCTACATCCTTCCGGAGATAAGGGGAAATGGATACTCCTGCCTGCAAACGCCCGGAAAAACTACCAACGCCTGCTCGAAAAACAACAGGAACTGGCAGTTTCCTCGGAATTATCGGATTTTAACCGGATAACGGAAGGGGAAGGTTCCATAGCCGTCATCGCTTTCGGCATTGCTTATAATTACGCGATGGAAGTGATCAAATCGTATAACCTCCATATCCCGGTACTTAAAATATCGCAATACCCTCTACCTGAAAAGAAAATAAAAAAATTTTCAGAGAGATATTCCTCCGTGCTTATTGCCGAAGAAGGGTACCCCATTTACGAAGAATTATTGAAAGGATATTTCGGAAACGGAAAATTCCGTGGACGGCTGGATGGTGCGCTACCCCGTACGGGAGAACTCTCTCCCAACCTGCTGGCTCAAGCGCTGAAAGTGGATACGGGAGAAATAAGAACTGTGCCCGGAATTGTAACGGGACGGCCGCCCATGCTATGCAAAGGCTGTAGCCACAGAGACCTGTTCGACGCCATCAACCGTGTAATGGAAAATTATCCGGAGCATCATGTCTTCGGGGATATCGGGTGTTACACGCTGGGGGCCTTACCACCCTACAGTGCCATCAGCACCTGCGTGGATATGGGTGCGGCCATTACCATGGCAAAAGGCGCTGCCGACGCAGGAATACGACCGGCCTTGTGTGTAATCGGGGATTCTACCTTTACCCATTCGGGAATGACAGGGTTGCTCGATGCGGTGAACGACCGGTCGCCCATGACCGTCATCATATCGGACAACGGCGCTACGGCAATGACAGGAGGGCAGGACTCGGCGGGAACAGGCCGTTTCTATGATATATGTAGAGGAATCGGTGTGGAGGAGGAACACATCCGGTTGGTAGTACCGTTGAAAAAAAACCTCGAAAACAACGTAACAATACTAAAAGAAGAACTCGACTATGAAGGTGTTTCCGTGATCATCGCCCAACGGGAATGTGTACAGACAGCGAAAAAAGGTGGAAAAGTGGGAAAGTGA